CACCGTCATCGACACGGCGCCCCTGAACCTGGACGAAATCATCGATTTGATTGAAAACGCCCACCAACGAGGCCATGATGTCGCCCGAGTTCATTCCGGTGACCCTTCGATCTATGGCGCCATAGGTGAGCAAATTCGCCGTTTGCAGGGTATGAAGATTCCCTACGAGATCGTACCCGGGGTCACTTCCACCAGTGCCTCTGCAGCAGCACTGGGTAATGAGCTAACCCTGTCGGGCGTTTCCCAGACGGTGATTCTGACTCGTTATGCCGGCAAAACACCGATGCCGGAGCAAGAATCCCTTAGCGAACTGGCTCGCCATCGCGCCACATTGGCCATTCACCTTGGCATAACCCGAATCCACAAGATTGTCGACGAGCTACTACCTCATTACGGTCAAGACTGCCCGGTGGCGGTGTGCTATCGAACTGGCTGGCCCGAACAACAGTTGATTCGTGGCACCCTGGCTGACATCGTTGCCAAAGTGCGCAACGCAGGTATCAGCCGTACCGCTCTGATTCTGGTTGGAAATGTGTTAAATCCTCACCAATTCGACGATTCCTGGCTTTACAGCGAGCAACAGGCCCACGTTTACCGACCCAAGGTAAAACCAGCGACACCAAGACAGGTAAAGCGTGACGCAACAACAAACAGCCTCAACACAGACACTACCAACACAACTACCACCGGTCCGACCGGATCCACTCCCTCTTCCTTACCAACAGATACCCAATAAGATTATGAACCTGAACAAAATACCCGCCACCATCGTTACCGGTTTTCTCGGCAGCGGTAAAACGACCCTGCTCTCCAACATTCTGCGCCAGGCCAATGGCAAACGCATTGCGGTTATCGTCAATGAATTCGGCGCACTCGACATTGATGCTGACCTGTTACGGAACTGTCC
This genomic window from Aestuariirhabdus haliotis contains:
- the cobM gene encoding precorrin-4 C(11)-methyltransferase → MSVYFIGAGPGDPELITIKAQRLIQQCPVILYAGSLVPVEILREVRTDATVIDTAPLNLDEIIDLIENAHQRGHDVARVHSGDPSIYGAIGEQIRRLQGMKIPYEIVPGVTSTSASAAALGNELTLSGVSQTVILTRYAGKTPMPEQESLSELARHRATLAIHLGITRIHKIVDELLPHYGQDCPVAVCYRTGWPEQQLIRGTLADIVAKVRNAGISRTALILVGNVLNPHQFDDSWLYSEQQAHVYRPKVKPATPRQVKRDATTNSLNTDTTNTTTTGPTGSTPSSLPTDTQ